One Salvia miltiorrhiza cultivar Shanhuang (shh) chromosome 6, IMPLAD_Smil_shh, whole genome shotgun sequence genomic window, ACCTATAGCCATGCTTCTCTTTACACTACAATACACCTAATATGCAGGAAACACAATTTCAGTCTACTAGCATACCACTCTTCACATTCTTACATTTCAGTCAAAGTTTTCCTTCCCCATTTCAAAAATTTATCTCGCAAGAACTCAAATTCAAGAACTAAGGAGCAAACCAAGATTTGTCTTCCCCACCAAATTGGCAGCTGTTACCTCTCTCATTCAAGGTTTTCCTCTAtcctaagagcatctccaatgcccGGATCGAAGGAGGCGTCGATCCGGGCCTTCCATTGCTGCGCCGCGTTGGAGAACCAGGGTGGTTTGAAGCCGAGGCTTAGCGAAGACCCGGGGCGAAGGAGAGAAAAGATGATCACGTGCGGGAGAcgcacgaaaattaaaaaaaaaaacgaacaaTTACAAAAGAGAGGAGAGATGGGGGAagaagaatttaaaaaaaaatgaaaaatttacaGAGAGAGGAGAAatgggggaagaagaagaagaaagagtggGGTGGGGTGGAGTGGGGCGGTGGGTAGGTAGGTAATTGATTTgacttttttaatttcttttaatttttagccaaatttttaattattgttatttaattcattgtattgtatttaaattagtaatatttattgttaattttaattattgtaatttttttattatcaaaattatgtaattttttaattatgtctttaattttattttaattattgtaatgtttaattttaatgaaattgagaatttaaaaataaaaatataaaaatatgtattttgtggaaatgaggatCTAAGACACTCTCTAAGACctaatgcattggagaggggtgtgtcttagatGGGGACCACCATCTAAAACACCCCCTAagtgtagtagcccgctcttttatttatgataaaaactagtaaatgcaattttttataaatgaatccagtttatggttctgattttttttatcagaggcagagttattattttagcgttatatttttataacgtatgaaaaaaaaaaaaaaaaaaaaaacgcgacgaggattattgagcaatcaataattattatttccaagttataactgacttagcaaagtcatgttatttattaatcgagaaacagaagcagttatattttattagtgctactagaagtcgagaaattattccgactgcaacgcaaattcaatctacggatttaatctagattCATATTACTGTATTAGCATCACCAAGGCATGAGGATATAATTCATTTATTCATCAATCTCATTCTCATACTTTACAAACTCTTATAACCAATTACAGTTTCACCTATCAATGCTATGAAGTAGATACATGAATATGCTAGACATATATGTAAGCATACaatcatcattattttttttccactccCTAATGTCTCCTACACTATACACGCATAATCTCCActtctccactccaccaactatctccaccaccttttgctttcttccactacattttttttcaCCACCCTTTCCACTCCACTAATTCCACTACACCAAACTTTCCACCTACTCCCTTCCCCACCACACGCAAGAATGCATCTAACATTCCATTATACAGGCAACAAtcttttcatcatcttcattcttcactAAGGAACCGAAGAGCAGCCACGAGTTCTGCCATAAgtacactgctccggcagtgttttgcaaggcgattccagccatccaaaaggttcccaaaaattcccaaattaattgtgtatcatctttcatatgttttctatactttggcaaaatttcagaaggtttgaagctcttatgatttatttatgaatttgtaaacatcactgcccatctggaatacatttttggtaaacaatctttgggaggccataagtaaagtttcaatcggtgaaaacctttgaaacttgaatatgtcactctagactcccgtatctttcttttgacatcggcctcaccatttttgaataagggaaacaaccggtataaattcttgaaatctagttcttattccatgtaccatccagtagattttacaaacctacgactttgaggtggcaaagcccgacttaaatctttgattctcaagcctagctttctactgaatattcaatgacatgttgggaacttacttgcttagttttagaatttttggtgaagcctaaagttggttttctgatttatgttatgaatctgccaaacttgaacgctttttgtgcactgaactttagacagtcatatcttctaaaccatgaatgttcttagagtaaatccaactggagagtgttatgatctctccctagtttccagattgacccttggggttcccagtggagttttgtaaagggagatatgaatttttaaagaaagcccactgacttggttgtaatctggaaatctgaaattttcagattttgcttgttaaatacccatctttgagagggcatatcttgctcgtttgaattgtttttcattcgattcaaattggagaatgatccttgaaatgtctagtttccagaatgtcttttggagcatcatttggagatccgaggcagatttggtgtctgttgcaaaacaaccccttaagagctcaagttgttgaattattttctatgtatcaaagtttattttaaaggatgtttcatgaaagatttcgtatatgtgcgtaacaagtttgggactatttattttaaatgaggtccgttctttatttaaattatgatggacttttaatgaatatttttgggattaaactcttatttcttgatttatataaattattttttttaaggacttataaatatgaatttcgtaggcctactgacctactgtgatcgacggtttgtcgatgtctaatagctttgaaaattttatagcaagtcctgacatgagtcttgagtaccctggtaaaatttcaagccattccaacttcgtttgatacttctttaaaatgcaaaacctaaactgcacataactaccgagaatttcagagaacagatgaaagagtcatttatttcagtagcttcctgtgtgatctagctttccaaatttttatggtattaaccttattgtgttagctagatatccaccaaagttgagcccagtttgacaacgtttactatttgtcaaaaatccaagttttcgattgttcaaaactgccgtacatggtagatcgtggtaaaaacgtcatatctctcaaaccacttggagttttcgactctacttttttttatatgaaactagattcgaagatctttctttcggtatgagtctcgagtccaggagatgtcggagtcagaacagattaaattttgaagttgagtcagtgtaaaaacagagcatgttttgatgatgtttgattgtgattcttatgtgccttatgtgtttgtgttgcctatgtgtttgaatgagattagacgaggtatgattgatttttgactgtctttaatgtaacgaattatggatgctagaaccctaaaacactaaaagataccctaggcacgtagaattagactttgtcttatgacaattacttcacgaacttatcgactcttcatcaatgaaggtccgggcgacagaaagtgaagccgaagaagaaacgactccacgccagctttaagaacaattgaggtgggcaatttcttacgtgtaaataaaatgctatgcaagtgttatgctttaaaatgcaaattggatcttcaagtgtggtatgctttattacgcttatatgagttaagctttattatgatgcacattaaatgattacgcttatttacgcttgaatgctttacgctgataagtttatgcttatgtttgatgcttgcgtctgttgggggaggcctccctcaacagtacgatgccgtgtccgctgaggagggccttcctcacggcgcgatgcccgtgtccgctgagagaggcctctctcgcggcgcgatgccagtatgccagtatgccagtgttacagcgtctattgggggaggccttcctcaatagtacgatgccgtgaccgctgagggaggccccctctcacggtgcgatgcccgtgttcgttggggaaggccttctccacgacacgatgcttgtttatgattgttgatgatgaagaatgcccttatgctatttatgaatttggaaatgtttaatgagcaaatgatatgaaagaaacttatgcctcttatgcgaagttgtgttttgttgttgatattatgttatatgcttggcactgcccactaagtactcttgtacttagcccttcgatgtttatgtttgtgcaggttgagctgtgatgggcgatgaagtgttgttgctgagtggagtttttgtcgaacctaaagtaggctcagaaaggatacatgtcttcatacatgtatctcagttatgctttccactgtaaacactgattatttcagttacgccttccgttgcaaactctgataatattttagccaagcccctaacgatgcctttttccttttacggaatataacgcgtatacaagttctttgagtaccctttttatgcgacctatgcctttttcctttttaaggaatatttcacgcgtattcaagtcctttgagtattcttttatgcgcccctttctcaacccgcttcttaatttcccttccccagtcatggttttcccggattaattatccttaattaaggccggtcgtgacagagtggtatcagagcagatcgtttgctctgagcctaagagtttatttaagccaaacttagaatggatcactaaagtgtctagagttcaatcgacaaagctcagcacttcatcgtatcacactcaacgaagcagaatggtatgctcttccaagttttgagttaatgtttacaaaaagtgaaaattatcgtaatagcaaagtgagtaactgttaataactatgttatgttgttattgaatgaaatgatttacgcaagcgcgattaagtatgcctatggaatgaatccctatgaacatagagctattaagatatgagatcaccactacgacagaacatagaagcaaacatagaaaaaaaattagattgtatcttttggtggctatagtgaaggaagcaagataagtgatacgtatagaaAAAAATTTTCTTAAGCTGATGATATTATAGCcactataaatctccatgacttatgcttaagtatccaGTTTAGATGATGTGATAATATATGCTTAAGGATTGTTATGACTCATAgatttgagatgctaaggacccttaaagcttactacatcaatgatcAATGATGTCATTggagtcatgacttgtttacaagttatattAAGTTGAcatttacaagaattcttttgaggcttgtattagattatgctagagtgtactaattggcacatctttgctatcagaatgccgcctaagagaggacgccctgcgaaaaacaataacaatcgcagaaaccgtaacgctgtacccgaagaaccacaagatgctcgaggacataacccatcccctccgcctccgactaggagagtcgaagaactctttttaaggcaaaatccacctacgtttgacggaacgagtgaaccggctgaagctgagatttgggtgcgtgcaatggaacgcattttcaactttctacgttgtactgatgaggagcgcctatcttgcgtctctttccaactaacaggatcagctgacttctggtgggaagcacgtcgaaaaattctgacacctgaacaatgggcaagttatacttgggaagattttaagacgggattatatgataaatatattccgaaaagctataggaagaagaaagaagctgagttctacgagttgaagcaaggaaataaatctgtggttgaatacgacaaggaattctgcaacctgtctaggtttgctccgcaacaagtggacacagatgagaagatggcagagaaattttgtgccggtctacggtacgaaattaagatggctctagcaagccacggaggactctcatacacggagtctttgaacagggcacttgatgttgaagctgcaatgccgtcggacaagtcagccccattgttgatctcaacgccaaatgatccaccagtagcctcacatactctcaaagggaagcgcaagtgggacaacaacgaagacaatatcaatcagactagtaagaaagtgtggcaagaatatgaacgggccgaacagtttattcaaccaaggcacgaggcacagactaacctcgAGCGAACTGGGGGTAACCAAGGTCAGAAAGGAGTTTtaccttgcccaaattgtggtaagatgcataggggtatTTGTCGTGCtggaactaacggttgttacaattgtggccaaaaaggtcactactccacgcaatgccccaatAGACAACGAGGTTCAGCAGTTGGGAACACCCGCacccccttgccagcaatacgtggacacttgcgaaatcatCCTCAATaacatcagtgaaaatcttatggagacaccgcagacaagaaaagctacgtgggagcttgaaaacaagatgaaggaaaaataccccgaattgttttagcagagatatgcaaatttcgggacgaaatttttgttaagaggggtagtatgtagtagcccgctcttttatttatgataaaaactagtaaatgcaattttttataaatgaatccagtttatggttctgattttttttatcagaggcagagttattatttagcgttatatttttataacgtatgaaaaaaaaaaaaaaaaaaaaaaaacgcgacgaggattattgagcaatcaataattattatttccaagttataactgacttagcaaagtcatgttatttattaatcgagaaacagaagcagttatattttattagtgctactagaagtcgagaaattattccgactgcaacgcaaattcaatctacggatttaatctagattCATATTACTGTATTAGCATCACCAAGGCATGAGGATATAATTCATTTATTCATCAATCTCATTCTCATACTTTACAAACTCTTATAACCAATTACAGTTTCACCTATCAATGCTATGAAGTAGATACATGAATATGCTAGACATATATGTAAGCATACaatcatcattattttttttccactccCTAATGTCTCCTACACTATACACGCATAATCTCCActtctccactccaccaactatcTCCACCACCTTTTGCTTTCTTCCACTACATTTTTTCTCACCACCCTTTCCACTCCACTAATTCCACTACACCAAACTTTCCACCTACTCCCTTCCCCACCACACGCAAGAATGCATCTAACATTCCATTATACAGGCAACAAtcttttcatcatcttcattcttcactAAGGAACCGAAGAGCAGCCACGAGTTCTGCCATAAgtacactgctccggcagtgttttgcaaggcgattccagccatccaaaaggttcccaaaaattcccaaattaattgtgtatcatctttcatatgttttctatactttggcaaaatttcagaaggtttgaagctcttatgatttatttatgaatttgtaaacatcactgcccatctggaatacatttttggtaaacaatctttgggaggccataagtaaagtttcaatcggtgaaaacctttgaaacttgaatatgtcactctagactcccgtatctttcttttgacatcggcctcaccatttttgaataagggaaacaaccggtataaattcttgaaatctagttcttattccatgtaccatccagtagattttacaaacctacgactttgaggtggcaaagcccgacttaaatctttgattctcaagcctagctttctactgaatattcaatgacatgttgggaacttacttgcttagttttagaatttttggtgaagcctaaagttggttttctgatttatgttatgaatctgccaaacttgaacgctttttgtgcactgaactttagacagtcatatcttctaaaccatgaatgttcttagagtaaatccaactggagagtgttatgatctctccctagtttccagattgacccttggggttcccagtggagttttgtaaagggagatatgaatttttaaagaaagcccactgacttggttgtaatctggaaatctgaaattttcagatttttgcttgttaaatacccatctttgagagggcatatcttgctcgtttgaattgtttttcattcgattcaaattggagaatgatccttgaaatgtctagtttccagaatgtcttttggagcatcatttggagatccgaggcagatttggtgtctgttgcaaaacaaccccttaagagctcaagttgttgaattattttctatgtatcaaagtttattttaaaggatgtttcatgaaagatttcgtatatgtgcgtaacaagtttgggactatttattttaaatgaggtccgttctttatttaaattatgatggacttttaatgaatatttttgggattaaactcttatttcttgatttatataaattattttttttaaggacttataaatatgaatttcgtaggcctactgacctactgtgatcgacggtttgtcgatgtctaatagctttgaaaattttatagcaagtcctgacatgagtcttgagtaccctggtaaaatttcaagccattccaacttcgtttgatacttctttaaaatgcaaaacctaaactgcacataactaccgagaatttcagagaacagatgaaagagtcatttatttcagtagcttcctgtgtgatctagctttccaaatttttatggtattaaccttattgtgttagctagatatccaccaaagttgagcccagtttgacaacgtttactatttgtcaaaaatccaagttttcgattgttcaaaactgccgtacatggtagatcgtggtaaaaacgtcatatctctcaaaccacttggagttttcgactctacttttttttatatgaaactagattcgaagatctttctttcggtatgagtctcgagtccaggagatgtcggagtcagaacagattaaattttgaagttgagtcagtgtaaaaacagagcatgttttgatgatgtttgattgtgattcttatgtgccttatgtgtttgtgttgccta contains:
- the LOC130989038 gene encoding uncharacterized protein LOC130989038; translated protein: MPPKRGRPAKNNNNRRNRNAVPEEPQDARGHNPSPPPPTRRVEELFLRQNPPTFDGTSEPAEAEIWVRAMERIFNFLRCTDEERLSCVSFQLTGSADFWWEARRKILTPEQWASYTWEDFKTGLYDKYIPKSYRKKKEAEFYELKQGNKSVVEYDKEFCNLSRFAPQQVDTDEKMAEKFCAGLRYEIKMALASHGGLSYTESLNRALDVEAAMPSDKSAPLLISTPNDPPVASHTLKGKRKWDNNEDNINQTSKKVWQEYERAEQFIQPRHEAQTNLERTGGNQGQKGVLPCPNCGKMHRGICRAGTNGCYNCGQKGHYSTQCPNRQRGSAVGNTRTPLPAIRGHLRNHPQ